One part of the Entelurus aequoreus isolate RoL-2023_Sb linkage group LG05, RoL_Eaeq_v1.1, whole genome shotgun sequence genome encodes these proteins:
- the zbtb20 gene encoding zinc finger and BTB domain-containing protein 20 has product MTERIHNINLHNFSNSVLETLNEQRNRGHFCDVTVRIHGSMLRAHRCVLAAGSPFFQDKLLLGYSDIEIPSVVSVQSIQKLIDFMYSGILRVSQSEALQILTAASILQIKTVIDECTRIVSQNVGLAGPGGFPVIPGDSGQDTPRGTPESGTSGPSSDAESGCMQGTTQQNMDRPYTSLYSYTGISNGTRDRPHYINPMATNYDPSVGAQKDQQSQDPPWMNRIQDRTQPVDRFISTAESTTHCRKQPRPVRLQTGGMHIKQEADDEYSCYNNTGDCQDETEHAESESKVESFDSGVSSSISTEPDAMEQQPYLSGFNREGPGEGHQGNLGPVHIEVNDSSPEQAQEPDEGHGGHSTSDSSMMHPLPNPIMSHSLSSTPHYLRPVETHTSNLRMPHAMTSNSQLIGGVGSTFLPTLFPPQPARDNKSFLYLSGQQQGQFVTVPTAMSSFPNAMAVPPGSAQSQQSAGAMSQGEKKPYACTLCCKTFTAKQNYVKHMFVHTGEKPHQCSICWRSFSLKDYLIKHMVTHTGVRAYQCSICNKRFTQKSSLNVHMRLHRGEKSYECPICKKKFSHKTLLERHMALHSTGSAITGLADAITGLAGVTCPPCPVSIPITLPMTVPEPGAGVVALAMPVSGGAGDGSVVGPGVGVAAEASCQEGTTYMCSVCPVKFEQMEHFNDHMRMHVSDG; this is encoded by the exons ATGACCGAGCGCATTCATAACATCAATCTCCACAACTTCAGCAATTCTGTACTTGAGACCCTCAATGAGCAGCGCAACCGTGGGCACTTCTGTGATGTGACCGTCCGGATCCATGGAAGTATGCTGCGAGCTCACCGCTGCGTGCTGGCCGCTGGAAGCCCCTTCTTTCAGGACAAGCTGCTTTTGGGCTACAGCGACATTGAGATCCCCTCTGTGGTCTCGGTGCAATCCATCCAAAAGTTGATTGACTTTATGTACAGCGGGATTCTGCGAGTGTCTCAGTCGGAGGCCCTGCAGATCTTAACTGCTGCCAGCATCTTGCAGATCAAGACCGTCATCGATGAGTGTACCCGAATCGTGTCGCAGAATGTGGGCCTGGCCGGCCCAGGAGGCTTCCCCGTTATACCGGGAGACTCTGGTCAGGACACCCCTCGGGGCACGCCGGAGTCTGGCACCTCCGGGCCCAGCAGCGATGCCGAGTCGGGCTGTATGCAAGGCACAACCCAGCAGAACATGGATCGGCCGTACACGTCTCTCTACTCCTACACCGGCATCTCCAACGGTACCCGCGACCGCCCCCATTACATCAACCCCATGGCGACAAATTACGACCCGAGTGTCGGCGCTCAGAAGGACCAGCAGTCGCAGGATCCCCCCTGGATGAACCGTATCCAGGACAGAACCCAGCCGGTGGACCGCTTCATCTCCACGGCCGAGTCCACCACTCACTGCCGCAAGCAACCCCGCCCGGTGCGCCTGCAAACAGGCGGGATGCACATCAAGCAGGAGGCCGACGACGAGTACAGCTGCTACAACAACACAGGCGACTGCCAGGATGAGACCGAGCACGCTGAGAGCGAGTCCAAAGTGGAGAGTTTCGACTCAGGGGTCAGCTCCTCCATCAGTACCGAGCCAGATGCCATGGAGCAGCAGCCCTACTTGAGTGGCTTTAACCGGGAGGGGCCGGGCGAAGGCCACCAAGGGAATTTGGGTCCGGTGCATATTGAGGTTAACGACTCGTCCCCGGAGCAAGCGCAAGAGCCCGACGAGGGCCACGGCGGCCACAGCACTAGTGACAGTAGCATGATGCACCCACTGCCCAACCCCATCATGTCCCACTCCCTGTCCAGCACGCCGCATTACCTGCGGCCGGTCGAGACGCACACCAGCAATCTGAGGATGCCGCACGCCATGACCAGCAATTCCCAATTGATCGGCGGCGTCGGGAGCACCTTCTTGCCCACACTCTTCCCCCCGCAGCCGGCCAGAGACAACaagtctttcctttacctttcCGGCCAACAGCAGGGCCAGTTTGTAACGGTGCCCACCGCCATGTCATCGTTCCCCAACGCCATGGCTGTTCCGCCAGGGTCCGCCCAGTCGCAGCAGTCCGCCGGAGCAATGAGTCAGGGGGAGAAGAAGCCCTATGCATGCACCCTCTGCTGTAAAACCTTTACTGCAAAACAGAACTACGTCAAACACATGTTTGTGCATACCg GAGAGAAGCCCCACCAGTGCAGCATCTGCTGGCGCTCGTTCTCCCTGAAGGATTACTTAATCAAACACATGGTGACGCACACGGGGGTGCGGGCCTACCAGTGCAGCATCTGCAACAAGCGCTTCACCCAGAAGAGCTCTCTCAACGTCCACATGCGGCTGCACCGTGGCGAGAAGTCCTACGAGTGCCCTATCTGCAAGAAGAAGTTCTCCCACAAAACCCTGCTGGAGCGCCACATGGCCCTGCACAGCACGGGCAGCGCCATCACGGGGCTGGCCGACGCCATCACCGGGCTGGCCGGCGTCACCTGCCCCCCTTGCCCGGTCTCCATTCCCATCACTCTACCCATGACCGTCCCCGAGCCCGGCGCCGGGGTAGTGGCCCTCGCTATGCCCGTAAGCGGCGGTGCGGGAGATGGGTCCGTGGTGGGGCCGGGAGTGGGCGTGGCCGCGGAGGCGAGCTGCCAAGAAGGGACCACCTACATGTGTTCCGTCTGCCCCGTCAAGTTTGAGCAAATGGAGCACTTCAACGACCACATGCGAATGCATGTCTCTGACGGATAA